One Thunnus albacares chromosome 12, fThuAlb1.1, whole genome shotgun sequence genomic region harbors:
- the fndc7rs1 gene encoding uncharacterized protein fndc7rs1, which produces MQSAPSTQRLIQGLRPGHVYQVTLKVFEFYTVVCTDTENTMTVPATSQITFSKAVSSTSIRFEWSSVIGADSYNLFVEELFSFPAKKYNWTFTTLGGQVDGLTPSTTYNCYVYSSNNAGRGSRMVQPPTGVSLVPTGKSTARVTWNPVSKVLLYQVSVKDNDNLSNPPVIRNTSTTSMDISNLEPCSTYTVGVSSVNIFLVPGEPSNVTHTTSTINPVTTISVDYSCSSGMVTVTWDLVFGANLYRATAVDGTGAALNCTSASTSCQITRLNCGEKYRVHVTAISDDCESTSNASSLFETVPCAPANPQTIHDCSSNVIVFSWQPTNNTFYYVATAVDDTGKVTECRTPDNMCFFTNTGCGQFYKYSVYAVSSECNSEVTQPEFVRTSPCLPTNIKTAAECHSDMLITTWDSAAGALSYTVEAQGNTGETYNCTSSSNSCAVTGVPCGEHLSVWIVASNDNCSTDKVLGEVAQTVPCTPTNVSASVDCSQDSARVNWTTSIGAIFYIAVAQDAAGDSYSCSSMGTNCLMEDLKCGQNYTANVIATNLKCNSTDSMEVTFMTAPCPPTHIEAFRDCDANHALIVWQNHQPTGLYTATIEDQSGVQLTCTSNTVNNCKITSLPCGRRYSVTVTYNDGNCPSTSTPISMDSVPCGPEDVQTSVACVTGELTVTWNISVPAENYTTIISGGMGQPLHCNSTETQCTTAGLTCGSSYTVTVFSVTGTCFSLPSSEVTVQTLPCPPTNVTAVHTCHPDPVPVSWVASDSAKYYSAVAVSSSGHKSECMTNKTSCSFSGLLCGEVYTIGVAGADDNCTGQQGDTVSLYTEPCVPSNVSSQLSCVAGTAQLSWAPSPNAVSYAVKATSSGQTLTCNSPSPNCTLSDLVCDSMYDIVVTATDGTCVSSYSTPFRQDPVPCAPVNVNTNLLCGTNELMVSWSLASVPFNYSVTAVPLTADVNSVTCHTDSANCTLSGLQCGQTYNVSVKASSGNCSGAYSIPQTVQTAPCSPQSLTAVTNCGTNSILASWNASLGATSYRVTVTGLDSFSETCSSSNLTCPFSGLQCASQYTVTVTSQNSQCTSSPSQMVMTTGPCDPVNVTSVLQCGTDTATVSWDAAAGAIAYTVLAQEHNSQHHSSCRSKTTSCQLNYLHCGKAYNLTVLAEDATCNSTRGTRAVLMTAPCSPSIQSSTLICGTNSSSLSWMPVADATDLLCGETYTATITARGSQCDSAPGSSTNITTAIISKQYTCGTNTALFSWTDPVGRLGFLAQVAGEGYLDSCQTTNTSCAFHNLPCGLDFNVTVQAQGAQCNSTQSVSESLESVPCAPENVSATLVCFSHSALVSWAGSPSAVGYNVTATGQDGHMHHYHTNTTSCQVPDIHCGETYSIAVTPYSESCVGTQSAAYSFRAGLCPPSDVIVSPACKDSTVSWSHVTGAEMYIATATADDGHNHTCSSNYSSSCNFTDLHCGETYAVTVVTVDRGCRSEPSSAVELRTALCPPTNLTGQVSCDTSTLTLTWDHSPVPGATYTLHTERIGSTLPPSVHTTANTSHTLTNLLCGQRYAFRIAALDGTCRSSYSPPIEISTAPCQPTNFTARMDCGTNKGNFSWAESSGADFYTVEVTGEHGHVASCSSNDTSCAVKLHCGRSYSATLVASTESCNSTKHTDIQFDSAPCLPDNVVAELKCNTNVMTVSWTQTPGSDNYTAWAISTDGHRASCNSTSNSCSIYDLRCGQVYEVAVTSSSIHCKIIAGSDYKVQSAPCKPENTTVEQNCSSNIMTVKWSQSSTTQNYTVKATSASGVNSTCDSTESSCSFLNLSCGQLYSFTVMGHTNVCMSEMSTPMEKHTAPCPPTNVSTEMNCTTRKALVSWNTAAAATAYSVQATSINGYNSSCSGMGTSCNLNNLVCGQEYSVVVEAMNTGCPGPASAPARLTTEPCVPMNLSVHYNVSAAQVLWDAASGARSYSVQAVTEQGLTVTCNTTNTSCFLNGLQCSQIYNVTVTAHNLACDSLMSETKHLMTEPCPPTNIQANMVCEQLTATASWDQSDLAVGYVAYFDDQNGHLTSCVGTDADTSCVVSGLICGTVYNMWVKALGQRYNSSDSTVTSLTSGPCQPNGIEAVMDCGTRSSTVSWQPSVGAVFYVSELTALSGHTASCTANYTNCQLTSLQCGEEYNVTVKAVGETCNSTGQMAGYFTTEPCAPMNLSVNYNVGSAQVLWGATKGAKSYSVQAVTDQGLTVTCNTTNNTHCSLTGLQCSQIYNVTVAAYNLACNNSVTSETYHVMTEPCPPTNIQANVACEQLTSTVSWEQSDLAVGYVAYFDNQNGHLTSCSGTDTETSCVVSGLMCGTVYNVWVKALGQRYNSSDSTVISLTSAPCLPTEVEVEVNCNSEGAAVVYWNATYGAANFSLTAIVSGSLQTLCTTQQNSCNVTDLNCGETYNLSLTASNKQCSLTAPTHANLTTRPCPPQRVAVDLQCGSRTAVLSWEERSDVELYKARAVKASGGEVQMCNSTGSTCQFPGLTCGEMYNFTVAAHTEGCCSKASHTVFIQTEPCQPVIVSAQAFCHSEEVQISWHRASGVVNYLITATGSLGYVESYNTTQMLLSAALPCGQNYSVTVQGQGSECDSIPSSPAFLKTTPCVPRDVTTYVQCEFNMGSVSWGPSDGAETYVAVATGLDGHTHQCLTNTTSCTWEDLHCGEEYTVVVRAKVDNCTSLPSNSSVIHMDPCVPRNLVTSVNCDMKFVSLSWDASNGTNLYMVSAEGGYGSIGLTTNVTTAYFSEFICGQNYSLTVTPHNQHCPGHPSAPASIQTWPCPPAGVSTMQDCLSSIVMVTWQPSNGTDYYTATMQTDSGISNVCMSDSDKCSVPGLNCGHNFSVSVTASNQQCNVTSSLTTSLQSVPCVPTNVSAVMDCANNTAVVSWSASQGAVQYSVTAYSSHSNASCQTSDLTCNLDNLTCGSRYTVQVVAMDDNCSSIPSQALVFSSAACPPQNLSSQVNCLSNDVTISWDATREAEYFLVSVTPENGGSSESCNTTNTACSVSNLTCGNTFTVEVTSVRGDCSSQHSQTHSIMAAPCQPQGIRGNLDCVTNSAWISWDAAPGADSYTVSAVGGEDYTANCTTSTNTTCEVEDLACGVLYNFSVVAKNSECESQPSATIELQTAPCSLSGITAFPQCHNSSILVVWDLMEGREGNTVYTATAEASDHTYLSCNNTGTSCSLHGARCDLHYTIIVAASSDQCSSLRSPPYRISMEPCPPRDVMVNASCEDHSTLVSWTSSPVAETYHVVAMGADGHVHTCNTTSSNCSLSELHCDQQYTVFVTASHENCSSKASQNATLNTGPCQPDGISVTFHCNNQSALLSWMRRDNAVDYYGCAQAENGDMLYCHSTNPTCIIEGLDCGTVYNFSVQASDGTCNSSFSDPLQSGAAPCPPDAIQVQLMPMQTEIQVMHFSWTQITCRDTEYILTLTGSLLGDSQAQFDLSSYWTNRTYFEIPLPCGSSYVATVESRNAAGTSDPSVPLNKTTAPCPPSGVVYSGNRSFATVSWNASVFATTYTVYDNRVSPEAQLCSTAGLSCSLSNITTTNLVITASNAAGESEAKSITNVIRQGRRRRDLSEKMPDNGGLSAPVLDVTQAMSTVIFVEWSQVDTASHYSLIIRPQGSSHEPQELTVFGESIILTDLSPSSTYCFSVSARNATTRGPESEPVCVQTGQGLPQ; this is translated from the exons CCAGCAATGTGATCGTCTTTAGCTGGCAGCCCACCAACAATACCTTCTACTACGTGGCCACAGCTGTGGATGACACTGGCAAAGTGACTGAGTGCAGGACGCCAGACAACATGTGTTTCTTCACTAATACGGGCTGCGGTCAGTTCTACAAGTACTCTGTGTACGCCGTCAGCTCTGAATGTAACAGTGAAGTCACCCAACCTGAGTTCGTCCGGACCT CTCCTTGTCTACCGACAAACATAAAGACAGCAGCGGAGTGTCACTCCGACATGTTGATCACAACCTGGGACTCTGCTGCTGGAGCACTTTCTTACACTGTTGAAGCACAGGGGAACACTGGAGAAACCTACAACTGCACATCTTCCTCCAACAGCTGCGCAGTGACCGGTGTGCCATGTGGAGAACACCTCAGTGTGTGGATTGTCGCCTCCAATGACAACTGCTCCACCGACAAGGTGCTGGGAGAGGTGGCTCAGACTG tTCCCTGCACCCCCACCAATGTGTCAGCATCAGTCGACTGTAGCCAGGATTCTGCCAGAGTTAACTGGACGACGAGCATCGGTGCTATATTTTACATCGCAGTTGCGCAGGATGCCGCTGGAGATTCATACAGCTGCAGTTCAATGGGCACCAACTGCTTGATGGAAGACCTGAAATGTGGACAGAACTACACTGCCAACGTAATCGCCACTAATCTCAAGTGCAACAGCACTGACAGCATGGAGGTCACCTTCATGACAG CGCCTTGTCCTCCGACCCACATCGAGGCGTTCAGAGACTGTGACGCCAACCATGCTCTGATAGTCTGGCAGAACCACCAGCCCACAGGCCTCTACACAGCAACCATAGAGGATCAGAGCGGAGTTCAACTCACCTGCACCAGTAACACTGTCAACAACTGTAAAATCACCTCTCTGCCCTGTGGAAGGAGATACAGCGTCACTGTCACCTACAATGATGGAAACTGCCCATCCACCTCAACACCTATCAGCATGGACTCAG TGCCATGTGGTCCGGAGGATGTCCAGACCAGTGTGGCCTGTGTTACTGGTGAGCTGACGGTCACCTGGAACATCTCTGTCCCTGCGGAGAACTACACCACCATCATCTCCGGAGGGATGGGTCAGCCCCTTCACTGTAACTCTACAGAGACCCAATGCACCACGGCAGGGTTGACATGTGGAAGCTCCTACACGGTGACAGTGTTCTCTGTCACCGGGACATGTTTCAGTCTGCCGAGTTCAGAGGTCACAGTGCAAACAT TGCCATGTCCTCCCACCAACGTCACAGCTGTGCACACATGTCATCCAGATCCTGTTCCTGTGTCATGGGTGGCTAGCGACAGTGCTAAATACTACAGTGCGGTTGCTGTGAGCAGCTCAGGTCACAAATCTGAGTGCATGACCAATAAAACATCCTGCAGCTTCTCTGGACTCTTGTGTGGGGAGGTTTACACCATCGGTGTTGCAGGAGCAGATGACAACTGCACAGGCCAACAGGGCGACACTGTGTCTCTGTACACAG AGCCATGTGTTCCCTCTAATGTGTCCAGCCAGCTGAGCTGCGTCGCTGGCACTGCTCAGCTATCCTGGGCCCCGAGTCCAAATGCTGTGAGCTATGCTGTGAAAGCCACCAGCTCTGGACAGACCCTTACCTGCAACAGCCCCAGTCCCAACTGCACACTGAGTGACCTGGTCTGTGACAGCATGTATGACATTGTTGTGACAGCCACTGACGGCACCTGTGTCAGCAGCTACAGCACCCCCTTCAGACAAGACCCAG TGCCGTGTGCTCCAGTGAATGTGAACACCAACTTGCTCTGTGGCACCAATGAATTAATGGTCAGCTGGAGTCTTGCCTCTGTGCCCTTCAACTACAGTGTCACTGCTGTGCCACTGACTGCAGATGTAAATTCAGTCACCTGCCACACTGACAGCGCTAACTGTACTCTGAGTGGCCTTCAGTGTGGACAGACTTATAATGTGTCTGTAAAAGCTTCCTCCGGCAACTGCAGTGGGGCGTACAGCATCCCGCAGACAGTTCAGACAG CACCCTGCTCCCCTCAGAGCTTAACAGCAGTGACAAACTGTGGCACAAACTCCATTCTGGCCTCCTGGAACGCCTCTCTTGGAGCTACCTCATACAGAGTGACTGTTACAGGCCTTGACAGCTTCTCTGAAACCTGCTCCTCATCAAACCTCACATGTCCTTTCAGTGGCCTACAGTGTGCCAGTCAGTACACCGTCACAGTAACTTCCCAGAACAGCCAGTGCACCAGCTCTCCGAGTCAAATGGTCATGACTACAG GACCCTGTGACCCCGTCAATGTGACCAGTGTGCTCCAGTGTGGCACAGACACAGCTACAGTGTCCTGGGATGCTGCTGCCGGGGCCATCGCCTACACTGTTCTTGCTCAAGAGCACAACTCTCAGCATCACTCTTCCTGCAGAAGCAAAACAACTTCCTGTCAGCTGAACTACCTGCACTGTGGAAAAGCATACAACCTGACTGTGCTGGCTGAGGATGCCACCTGTAACAGCACTAGAGGCACCAGGGCAGTCCTGATGACAG CTCCTTGCTCTCCTTCTATCCAGAGCAGCACCCTGATCTGCGGCACcaactcctcctctctctcatggATGCCAGTGGCCGATGCCACAG ATCTTCTGTGTGGTGAGACCTACACAGCCACAATCACTGCACGGGGAAGCCAGTGTGATAGTGCACCTGGATCCAGCACTAACATCACCACAG CTATCATATCTAAGCAGTACACCTGTGGCACCAACACAGCCTTGTTTAGCTGGACTGATCCTGTGGGACGCCTTGGCTTCTTGGCTCAGGTGGCTGGAGAGGGGTATTTGGATAGCTGCCAGACTACAAATACCAGTTGTGCGTTCCACAATCTGCCTTGTGGCTTGgatttcaatgttacagtccaGGCTCAGGGAGCACAGTGCAACAGCACCCAAAGTGTCAGCGAATCCCTTGAATCAG TCCCGTGTGCCCCGGAGAATGTCAGCGCCACTCTGGTGTGTTTCAGTCACTCAGCCCTGGTGTCATGGGCAGGAAGCCCCAGTGCTGTAGGATACAATGTGACAGCGACTGGCCAAGATGGACACATGCATCACTACCACACCAACACTACCAGCTGCCAAGTACCTGACATCCACTGCGGTGAAACCTACAGCATCGCTGTCACACCGTACTCTGAATCATGTGTTGGAACCCAAAGTGCAGCTTACAGCTTTAGAGCAG GTCTTTGCCCTCCCAGTGACGTCATCGTGTCTCCAGCTTGCAAGGACAGCACTGTGTCTTGGTCCCATGTAACTGGGGCAGAGATGTACATAGCAACAGCAACTGCAGATGACGGACACAATCACACTTGCAGCTCTAACTATTCAAGCTCATGCAATTTCACTGACCTCCACTGTGGGGAAACCTACGCTGTCACTGTTGTAACTGTGGACAGGGGCTGCAGGAGCGAGCCAAGCTCAGCTGTGGAACTGAGAACAG CTCTGTGTCCGCCTACTAACTTGACGGGCCAGGTCAGCTGTGATACCAGTACACTTACCCTCACATGGGACCACAGTCCAGTGCCTGGGGCCACCTACACCTTGCACACTGAGAGGATAGGCAGTACACTCCCTCCTTCAGTGCACACCACCGCTAATACCTCACACACATTGACCAACCTGCTGTGTGGACAGAGATATGCTTTCCGCATCGCAGCACTGGATGGAACCTGCCGCAGCAGCTACAGCCCGCCCATAGAAATAAGCACAG ctcctTGTCAGCCCACAAACTTCACTGCTCGTATGGACTGTGGGACAAACAAAGGCAATTTCTCCTGGGCTGAGAGCAGTGGAGCAGATTTCTACACTGTCGAGGTGACAGGAGAGCACGGCCACGTAGCATCCTGTTCCTCCAATGACacctcctgtgctgtaaaacTTCACTGTGGCCGCTCATACTCAGCTACGCTGGTGGCCTCCACAGAGAGCTGCAACAGCACTAAACACACTGATATTCAGTTTGACTCTG CTCCTTGTCTCCCAGACAATGTTGTAGCAGAGTTAAAGTGTAACACCAACGTGATGACTGTGAGTTGGACACAGACCCCAGGCTCAGACAACTACACTGCCTGGGCCATCAGCACTGACGGACACAGAGCCTCCTGTAACTCGACATCCAACTCCTGCTCCATCTATGATCTGCGATGCGGTCAGGTCTATGAGGTGGCcgtcacctcctcctccattcaCTGCAAAATCATTGCGGGCTCCGACTACAAGGTTCAGTCTG CTCCCTGTAAACCTGAGAACACCACTGTTGAGCAGAACTGCAGCTCCAACATCATGACAGTAAAGTGGAGCCAGAGCAGCACGACTCAGAACTACACAGTTAAAGCCACATCTGCTTCAGGTGTTAACTCCACCTGTGACTCcactgagagcagctgctccTTCCTGAACCTGAGCTGTGGTCAACTCTACTCTTTCACTGTGATGGGACACACCAATGTATGCATGAGCGAGATGAGCACCCCTATGGAGAAGCACACCG CTCCATGTCCTCCCACCAATGTATCCACTGAAATGAACTGTACCACACGTAAAGCTCTGGTCAGCTGGaacacagctgctgcagccacaGCCTACAGCGTCCAGGCAACCTCCATCAATGGATACAACTCCTCCTGCAGTGGGATGGGCACATCCTGTAACCTAAACAACCTGGTCTGTGGACAAGAATACTCTGTTGTTGTGGAGGCAATGAATACTGGCTGTCCTGGTCCTGCCAGTGCCCCAGCCAGGCTCACTACAG AGCCCTGTGTTCCCATGAATCTCTCTGTCCACTACAACGTGAGTGCTGCCCAGGTGCTGTGGGATGCAGCAAGCGGCGCCAGATCCTACTCTGTCCAGGCTGTGACTGAGCAAGGCTTGACAGTCACTTGTAACACCACAAACACCAGCTGCTTCCTGAATGGCCTGCAGTGTAGTCAGATCTACAACGTCACTGTGACAGCACACAACCTGGCCTGCGACAGTTTGATGTCTGAGACCAAACACCTCATGACAG AGCCCTGCCCACCCACCAACATTCAGGCCAACATGGTGTGTGAACAACTTACTGCGACCGCTTCCTGGGACCAGAGCGACCTCGCTGTGGGTTACGTCGCCTACTTTGATGACCAAAATGGCCACTTAACTTCCTGTGTTGGCACAGATGCAGATACCAGCTGTGTTGTCTCAGGACTGATATGTGGCACAGTGTACAACATGTGGGTCAAAGCTCTGGGACAGCGGTACAACAGCTCTGACAGCACAGTGACCTCTCTTACATCAG GGCCTTGCCAGCCGAACGGCATCGAAGCTGTAATGGATTGTGGGACCCGCTCTTCTACCGTATCCTGGCAACCCAGTGTTGGAGCTGTGTTCTATGTTTCTGAGCTAACAGCTTTGTCGGGCCACACCGCCAGCTGCACTGCCAACTACACCAACTGTCAGCTGACGTCTCTGCAGTGCGGAGAGGAATACAACGTCACTGTAAAGGCTGTGGGAGAAACCTGCAACAGCACCGGCCAAATGGCAGGATACTTCACCACAG AGCCCTGTGCTCCCATGAATCTCTCTGTCAACTACAATGTGGGCAGTGCTCAGGTGTTGTGGGGTGCAACAAAAGGTGCCAAATCCTACTCTGTACAGGCTGTGACTGACCAGGGTTTGACAGTCACCTGTAACACCACCAACAACACCCACTGCTCCCTGACTGGCTTGCAGTGTAGTCAGATCTACAACGTCACTGTGGCTGCATACAACCTGGCCTGCAACAACTCTGTGACCTCTGAAACTTACCACGTCATGACAG AACCCTGCCCACCCACCAACATTCAGGCCAATGTGGCGTGTGAACAACTTACATCGACTGTTTCTTGGGAGCAGAGCGACCTCGCTGTGGGTTACGTCGCCTACTTTGACAACCAAAATGGCCACTTAACTTCCTGTAGTGGCACAGACACAGAAACCAGCTGTGTTGTCTCAGGACTGATGTGTGGCACAGTGTACAACGTGTGGGTCAAAGCTCTGGGACAGCGGTACAACAGCTCTGACAGCACAGTGATCTCTCTTACATCAG CTCCGTGCCTGCCAACAGAGGTAGAGGTAGAGGTCAACTGTAACTCCGAGGGTGCTGCTGTGGTGTACTGGAACGCTACTTATGGTGCAGCAAACTTTTCCCTGACAGCCATTGTCAGTGGAAGTCTTCAGACCTTGTGTACAACTCAGCAGAACAGCTGTAATGTGACAGATTTAAATTGTGGGGAAACCTACAACCTCAGCCTCACCGCCAGCAACAAGcagtgcagcctcacagcacCGACGCATGCTAACCTCACCACAC GTCCGTGTCCCCCTCAGCGTGTGGCTGTTGACCTGCAGTGCGGCTCCCGTACTGCTGTCCTGTCCTGGGAGGAGAGGTCTGATGTTGAACTCTACAAAGCAAGAGCTGTCAAGGCATCAGGAGGGGAGGTGCAGATGTGTAACTCTACAGGCTCTACCTGTCAGTTCCCTGGTCTCACCTGCGGAGAGATGTACAACTTTACTGTCGCAGCACACACTGAAGGCTGCTGTAGCAAGGCCAGTCACACAGTGTTCATCCAGACAG AGCCTTGCCAGCCTGTCATTGTGTCTGCTCAGGCGTTCTGTCACAGCGAGGAGGTCCAAATCTCCTGGCACCGGGCAAGTGGTGTAGTGAATTACCTAATTACAGCCACAGGAAGCCTCGGATATGTTGAGAGCTACAATACGACCCAGATGCTTCTGTCAGCTGCTCTGCCGTGCGGACAGAACTACAGTGTGACTGTACAAGGACAAGGCAGCGAGTGTGACAGCATCCCCAGCAGCCCTGCCTTCCTCAAAACTA CTCCATGTGTCCCCCGCGATGTGACCACCTACGTGCAGTGTGAGTTCAACATGGGATCTGTTAGCTGGGGGCCCAGTGATGGCGCTGAAACATATGTTGCCGTAGCTACTGGACTTGATGGACACACCCACCAGTGTCTCACTAACACCACCTCCTGCACCTGGGAGGACCTGCACTGCGGGGAGGAGTACACTGTTGTAGTGAGAGCAAAAGTTGACAACTGCACCAGTCTGCCCAGCAACAGCTCTGTCATCCATATGG atcCCTGTGTGCCCCGGAATTTGGTTACCTCTGTGAACTGCGATATGAAATTCGTTTCCCTGAGCTGGGATGCCAGTAATGGGACAAACTTGTACATGGTCTCCGCTGAGGGAGGGTACGGATCAATTGGGCTCACCACTAATGTCACCACGGCGTACTTCTCTGAGTTCATCTGCGGACAAAACTACAGCCTCACAGTCACACCTCATAACCAGCACTGTCCAGGCCACCCCAGTGCACCTGCTTCCATACAGACAT GGCCGTGCCCGCCTGCAGGAGTTTCTACCATGCAGGACTGCCTCTCCAGCATCGTCATGGTAACCTGGCAGCCCAGTAATGGGACAGACTACTACACGGCCACCATGCAGACTGACTCTGGCATCTCAAACGTGTGCATGTCCGACTCTGATAAATGCAGCGTTCCTGGTCTGAACTGTGGGCACaatttctctgtgtctgtcacaGCTTCTAACCAGCAGTGTAACGTCACCTCCAGTCTAACTACCAGTCTGCAGTCAG TGCCATGTGTTCCCACTAACGTCTCAGCGGTGATGGACTGTGCCAACAACACTGCTGTTGTGTCCTGGTCTGCCAGTCAGGGTGCTGTACAGTACTCAGTGACAGCCTACAGTAGTCATAGCAATGCCAGCTGCCAGACCTCTGACCTCACCTGTAATCTTGACAACCTCACATGTGGCAGCCGCTACACTGTTCAAGTAGTCGCGATGGATGACAACTGCTCAAGTATCCCCAGCCAGGCTCTGGTGTTCAGCTCAG CCGCCTGCCCACCTCAGAACCTGAGTTCCCAGGTCAACTGCTTGTCAAATGATGTGACGATTTCTTGGGATGCCACCAGAGAAGCGGAGTACTTTTTGGTTTCAGTTACTCCAGAAAACGGAGGAAGCAGCGAGTCATGTAACACCACAAACACGGCATGCTCTGTCAGCAATCTGACCTGTGGGAATACATTCACTGTTGAAGTCACGTCTGTCAGAGGAGACTGCAGCAGCCAGCACAGCCAAACCCACAGCATCATGGCAG CTCCCTGCCAGCCTCAGGGAATTAGAGGCAACCTTGACTGTGTGACCAACTCAGCCTGGATATCGTGGGATGCTGCCCCAGGGGCGGACAGCTACACTGTGTCAGCAGTAGGTGGAGAGGACTACACAGCCAACTGCACCACTTCCACAAACACTACCTGCGAGGTGGAAGACCTGGCATGCGGTGTACTCTATAACTTCAGTGTTGTTGCTAAAAACAGCGAGTGTGAGAGTCAGCCTAGTGCCACCATCGAATTGCAGACAG CCCCCTGCTCCCTCTCTGGTATCACAGCCTTCCCTCAGTGCCACAACTCCTCCATCCTCGTTGTCTGGGATCTCATGGAGGGCAGAGAGGGAAACACAGTGTACACTGCCACAGCTGAAGCTAGTGACCACACCTATCTGTCCTGCAATAACACTGGCACCAGCTGCTCCCTGCACGGAGCACGATGTGACCTCCATTACACCATCATTGTTGCTGCATCATCAGACCAGTGCAGCAGTTTGAGGAGTCCACCTTACAGAATTAGCATGG AGCCCTGTCCACCCAGAGATGTGATGGTCAACGCCTCCTGTGAGGACCACAGCACCCTAGTGTCCTGGACCAGCTCTCCAGTTGCTGAAACCTACCACGTTGTTGCTATGGGTGCAGATGGACACGTGCATACTTGTAACACCACCTCCAGTAACTGCAGCCTATCAGAACTCCATTGTGACCAgcagtatacagtatttgtgACTGCGAGCCATGAGAACTGCTCCAGCAAGGCCAGTCAAAATGCAACACTCAACACAG GTCCCTGCCAGCCAGATGGTATCTCGGTTACGTTCCACTGTAACAATCAGTCTGCACTGCTCTCATGGATGCGCAGAGATAATGCTGTAGACTACTATGGCTGTGCTCAAGCAGAGAACGGAGACATGCTGTACTGTCACAGCACTAATCCCACCTGCATTATCGAGGGCCTTGATTGTGGAACGGTCTACAATTTCTCCGTCCAGGCCTCAGATGGGACATGCAACAGCTCCTTCAGTGACCCATTGCAGAGCGGAGCAG CTCCTTGTCCTCCAGATGCCATACAGGTACAGCTGATGCCGATGCAGACGGAGATCCAGGTAATGCATTTCAGCTGGACGCAGATCACCTGCAGGGACACCGAGTACATACTGACGTTAACGGGAAGTCTTCTGGGAGACAGCCAGGCCCAGTTTGATCTCTCTTCCTACTGGACAAACAGGACGTACTTTGAGATTCCCCTCCCCTGCGGTTCGTCCTATGTTGCTACAGTGGAGAGCAGGAACGCTGCTGGCACCAGTGATCCATCAGTGCCTCTTAATAAAACAACAG CTCCTTGTCCACCATCAGGTGTGGTGTACAGCGGTAACAGGTCCTTCGCCACAGTTTCGTGGAACGCTTCAGTGTTTGCCACCACCTACACTGTGTACGACAACCGGGTTTCGCCTGAGGCTCAGCTGTGCAGCACCGCAGGGCTGTCCTGCTCTCTGTCCAACATCACTACCACAAACCTGGTGATCACAGCCAGCAACGCAGCTGGAGAAAGTGAAGCAAAAAGTATCACAAATG TGATTAGACAAGGACGAAGGAGAAGAGATCTCAGTGAAAAAATGCCAGATAATG GAGGCCTCTCAGCTCCCGTGCTGGACGTCACACAGGCGATGTCAACAGTTATTTTTGTTGAGTGGTCTCAAGTAGACACCGCATCCCATTACAGCCTGATTATCAGGCCGCAGGGAAGCTCCCATGAGCCACAGGAGCTAACGGTGTTTGGGGAAAGCATCATTCTCACTGACCTGAGCCCCAGCTCCACTTACTGTTTCTCTGTGTCGGCCAGGAATGCGACCACTAGAGGACCAGAGTCcgagcctgtgtgtgtgcaaactgGACAGGGTCTCCCCCAGTAG